TTTGAATTTGAAGTTATAGGCGTAGATGCCGTAGGCCGTCAAGGCCGAGAAATACACGCTGAACGCCGCCGAGCAGGCGGAGACGATCAGGCTGTTGCGGATGCCGGTGATGACAGGGATGTTAGCATCGGCCAGCACGTTCTGGAAGTTGGTGATGAGCGATTTGCCCGGCAGCATCGAGAAGCCTTTCTGGATCTCGAAGTGGGTGCGGGTGGAGTTGATCACCAGCACATAGAAGAAGAACAGGCACAAAAAGCTGATGAGCACCAGCACCAGATAACACCATGCGCGGCGTGCAGCCAGTGTTGCTTTTTCCGATTGATTTCTAGGAGTGTGTGCCATAATCATTTCCCTCCTTTTGCTGCCTTTTTGGCGGCGTTCAGTTCTTTGCGCTGGGCGCGGGTCAGGCCGTCATCCTCCTTGGTAAGGGAGAAGTAGACCACAACGCACAGCACTGCACACACGAGGAACAGCACCACCGAGACTGCACCGGCCATGCCGTAGTTCTTGCTGAACAGGTGGTTGTTCAGGTACATGATCATGGTGGTGGAGGTGCGGTCCGGGCCGCCCTTGCCGTTGGTCAAAATCTGCGGCACATCGAACATCTGCAGGCCGCCGATCATGGAGGTGATCATGACGTAAACAAGGATGGGACGGATCAGCGGAATGGTGATCTTCCAGAACATCTGGTTCGGAGTGCAGCCGTCTAGTTCAGCCGCTTCGTACAGGGTGGGATCCACGCCCATGATCGCAGCCATCAGCATGATGGTAGTGTTGCCGAACCACATCAGGAAGTTCATCAGGCCGATCAGCCCGCGGTTGCCCCACACGGTGTTCAAAAAGCTGATGGGTTCTTTGATCCAGCCCATGCTCTGCAGCACGGCGTTCACCGGGCCGTTGTCCGAGAACAGTGCGAAGAACAGCATTGC
Above is a genomic segment from Faecalibacterium taiwanense containing:
- a CDS encoding carbohydrate ABC transporter permease, with product MGEKKKKGSISYAKWGYIFIAPFFIIFAVFQLIPLASTIYYSFFEYYRSGLKIIGPNFVGLKNYITLFATDLPKYFGNTLILWIIGFIPQIAISLLLAAWFTDLRLKLKGQTFFKTVIYMPNLIMASAFAMLFFALFSDNGPVNAVLQSMGWIKEPISFLNTVWGNRGLIGLMNFLMWFGNTTIMLMAAIMGVDPTLYEAAELDGCTPNQMFWKITIPLIRPILVYVMITSMIGGLQMFDVPQILTNGKGGPDRTSTTMIMYLNNHLFSKNYGMAGAVSVVLFLVCAVLCVVVYFSLTKEDDGLTRAQRKELNAAKKAAKGGK